Proteins encoded in a region of the Halostella limicola genome:
- the pdxS gene encoding pyridoxal 5'-phosphate synthase lyase subunit PdxS: MAEETDLEELKRGTELVKRGFARMQKGGVIMDVVNREQARIAEDAGAVAVMALEAVPADIRKRGGVARMPDPVDVEAIIDEVSIPVMGKSRIGHTKEAQILESIGVDMIDESEVLTPADDRYHIDKRDFTSPFVCGARNLGEALRRISEGAAMIRTKGEAGTGDVNQAVHHQRNIKGSIRKLQGMTHEEREKWAREHEAPAELVHETAEQGRLPVVNFAAGGIATPADAALMIHHGCDGIFVGSGIFGAEDPEAMGEAIVQATNNWDDPDALAEISKDIGSGMRGDANADLPEEEKLQDRGV, translated from the coding sequence ATGGCGGAAGAGACCGATCTGGAGGAGCTCAAACGCGGCACGGAACTCGTCAAGCGGGGGTTCGCCCGCATGCAGAAAGGCGGCGTCATCATGGACGTCGTGAACCGCGAGCAGGCCCGCATCGCCGAGGATGCCGGCGCGGTCGCCGTGATGGCGCTCGAGGCCGTCCCGGCCGACATCCGCAAGCGCGGCGGCGTCGCTCGGATGCCCGACCCCGTCGACGTGGAAGCGATCATCGACGAGGTGTCGATCCCGGTGATGGGCAAGTCCCGCATCGGCCACACGAAGGAGGCGCAGATCCTGGAGTCGATCGGTGTCGACATGATCGACGAGAGCGAGGTGCTGACGCCCGCGGACGACCGCTACCACATCGACAAGCGGGACTTCACCTCGCCGTTCGTCTGCGGCGCGCGCAACCTCGGCGAGGCGCTCCGGCGCATCTCCGAGGGCGCGGCGATGATCCGCACCAAAGGCGAGGCCGGGACCGGCGACGTGAACCAGGCCGTCCACCACCAGCGCAACATCAAGGGTTCCATCCGGAAGCTGCAGGGGATGACCCACGAGGAGCGCGAGAAGTGGGCCCGCGAGCACGAGGCCCCGGCCGAACTCGTCCACGAGACGGCGGAGCAGGGCCGCCTGCCGGTCGTCAACTTCGCCGCGGGCGGCATCGCGACCCCCGCGGACGCGGCGCTGATGATTCACCACGGCTGCGACGGCATCTTCGTCGGCAGCGGCATCTTCGGCGCGGAGGACCCCGAGGCGATGGGCGAGGCAATCGTGCAGGCGACGAACAACTGGGACGACCCCGACGCGCTCGCCGAGATCAGCAAGGACATCGGCAGCGGCATGCGCGGGGACGCCAACGCCGACCTCCCCGAGGAAGAGAAACTGCAGGACCGCGGCGTCTGA
- a CDS encoding DUF1405 domain-containing protein, giving the protein MRSLPECPSLPWYVAPLPRKLEDVGLRFAWLIVAINLLGTAFGFWYYGFHPLPPSDPLITGQFAIEPVILWPLVPDSPVATLFIAGAFAAWKLGRPQEWLTALAFFGCLKLGFWTPYTLLVFKADFSYLHWAMYNFLFWSHLAMVVQAFVLYRFADFPVRAVAVALGWYALNDVVDYFVPVVGTPHHTLIPAEEITSSGVVHTSPAHEYAAAGAVVLTLLATFLALATRVKKLERRLEEGETTASANP; this is encoded by the coding sequence ATGCGTTCGCTCCCCGAGTGCCCGTCGCTCCCGTGGTACGTCGCGCCGCTCCCCCGGAAACTGGAGGACGTCGGCCTGCGGTTCGCGTGGCTCATCGTCGCTATCAACCTCCTCGGGACCGCCTTCGGCTTCTGGTACTACGGCTTTCACCCCCTCCCGCCGTCGGACCCGCTGATCACCGGCCAGTTCGCCATCGAGCCCGTCATCCTGTGGCCGCTGGTGCCCGACAGCCCCGTCGCGACGCTGTTCATCGCCGGCGCGTTCGCCGCCTGGAAGCTCGGCCGCCCGCAGGAGTGGCTCACCGCGCTCGCCTTCTTCGGCTGCCTCAAGCTCGGCTTCTGGACGCCGTACACGCTGCTGGTGTTCAAGGCCGACTTCTCATACCTCCACTGGGCGATGTACAACTTCCTGTTCTGGAGTCACCTCGCGATGGTCGTCCAGGCGTTCGTCCTCTACCGCTTCGCCGACTTCCCGGTGCGGGCCGTCGCCGTCGCCCTCGGCTGGTACGCGCTCAACGACGTGGTCGACTACTTCGTCCCCGTCGTCGGCACGCCGCATCACACGCTCATCCCCGCCGAGGAGATAACGTCGAGCGGCGTCGTCCACACCAGCCCCGCCCACGAGTACGCCGCCGCCGGCGCGGTCGTGCTGACGCTGCTGGCGACGTTTCTGGCGCTCGCGACGCGGGTGAAGAAGCTGGAGCGGCGGCTCGAAGAGGGTGAAACGACTGCTTCAGCCAACCCCTGA